The proteins below are encoded in one region of Paraburkholderia aromaticivorans:
- a CDS encoding triphosphoribosyl-dephospho-CoA synthase, whose protein sequence is MALATDREPQTETTAPLAGRPAERFAERFTERLGAHVTAALIDEVTLAPKPGLVDLRSRGAHHDLDWQLMCVSAHALTPTFTDMARSGIDTRPMLALRERIGAQGREGEARMLAATRGVNTHRGAIWALGLLVTAAAREPADLSPKQVAARAGAIARLPDRHAPALTGHKGEQACVDYNVGGARGQAQAGFPHVIEMALPELARSRLRGDSETAARLNALLAVMASLDDTCVLARGGRSALAETQNGARRVLEHGGAATLAGRRHLKALDGRLVELHVSPGGAADLLAAALFLDRLQDQARHTTRI, encoded by the coding sequence ATGGCTCTCGCGACTGATCGCGAACCGCAAACGGAAACGACGGCCCCGCTCGCCGGAAGGCCTGCCGAAAGATTCGCCGAACGCTTTACCGAACGACTCGGCGCGCACGTCACGGCGGCGCTGATCGACGAAGTCACGCTCGCGCCGAAGCCCGGCCTCGTCGATTTGCGCAGCCGTGGCGCGCATCACGACCTCGATTGGCAACTGATGTGCGTGTCGGCCCACGCGCTGACGCCGACCTTCACCGACATGGCACGCTCAGGTATCGATACCCGGCCGATGCTGGCGCTTCGCGAGCGCATCGGCGCTCAAGGCCGCGAAGGCGAAGCCCGCATGCTCGCGGCGACGCGCGGCGTGAACACGCATCGCGGCGCGATCTGGGCGCTCGGACTGCTCGTGACGGCCGCCGCGCGTGAACCGGCTGACCTGTCGCCCAAGCAGGTAGCCGCACGCGCCGGAGCGATTGCGCGCCTGCCCGACCGTCACGCGCCTGCGCTGACCGGTCACAAGGGCGAACAGGCCTGCGTCGATTACAACGTCGGCGGCGCGCGAGGTCAGGCGCAAGCGGGCTTTCCGCACGTCATCGAGATGGCGTTGCCCGAACTCGCACGCTCGCGACTGCGCGGCGACAGCGAAACAGCCGCCCGCCTGAACGCGCTGCTCGCTGTCATGGCGAGTCTCGACGACACCTGCGTGCTCGCACGCGGCGGACGCAGCGCGCTCGCCGAAACGCAAAACGGCGCGCGGCGCGTGCTCGAACACGGCGGCGCTGCGACGCTCGCTGGCCGCCGTCATCTGAAGGCGCTCGACGGGCGGCTCGTCGAACTGCATGTGTCGCCCGGCGGCGCCGCGGATCTGCTCGCCGCCGCTCTCTTTCTCGACAGGCTTCAGGACCAGGCCCGTCACACGACCAGGATATAG
- a CDS encoding helix-turn-helix domain-containing protein yields MTMRELDGRKVIQDVAEGKLKPWRAAERLRLTTRQVRRLVGRLREHGPAALVSHWLEQAAETS; encoded by the coding sequence ATGACGATGCGCGAACTGGACGGGCGCAAGGTCATTCAGGACGTCGCCGAGGGCAAGCTCAAACCGTGGCGCGCGGCGGAACGGCTCAGGCTGACGACGCGGCAGGTTCGCCGCCTCGTCGGCCGGTTGCGCGAGCATGGACCCGCAGCTCTCGTGTCGCATTGGCTGGAGCAAGCCGCAGAAACCAGTTGA
- a CDS encoding ferritin-like domain-containing protein, which translates to MAEIDKEGVVAVLNRILESELAGVVRYTHYSFLVFGFGRIPIRSWLREQADESLLHAQQVGEWITTLGAYPSLAIGPLLDSHTFDISSILRESLQAENLALALYRELLALVEDRSVALEEFARQMIQVEEMHAGEVDKMLRRPGEVTTSAERQTGQP; encoded by the coding sequence ATGGCAGAGATAGATAAGGAAGGCGTCGTAGCGGTGCTGAACCGGATTCTCGAGTCCGAGTTGGCCGGCGTCGTTCGATATACGCACTACTCGTTTCTTGTTTTCGGATTCGGACGCATTCCGATCCGATCCTGGCTGCGCGAGCAGGCCGACGAATCGCTGTTGCACGCACAGCAGGTCGGAGAGTGGATCACCACACTGGGCGCCTATCCGTCGCTTGCGATCGGTCCCCTCCTCGACTCGCACACATTCGATATCTCGTCGATCCTCCGCGAATCGCTGCAAGCCGAGAACCTCGCGCTGGCGCTTTATCGTGAACTGCTCGCGCTGGTCGAAGATCGCTCCGTCGCACTCGAGGAGTTCGCCCGTCAGATGATCCAGGTCGAAGAGATGCACGCGGGCGAAGTCGACAAGATGCTGCGCCGCCCTGGAGAGGTGACGACGTCAGCCGAACGCCAGACGGGCCAACCCTGA
- the mdcA gene encoding malonate decarboxylase subunit alpha has product MSSQSPSHSRWATRRAEKHRRIASVASIADGVVLPSDRIVEVLQTLIASGDRVVVEGNNQKQADFLSRSLAKMDPGVVSGLHMIIPAVSRAEHLDIFERGIAKKLDFAFAGAQSLRISQFLQDGILEIGAIHTYIELYARLYIDLTPNVVLVAGYKADRQGNLYTGPSTEDTPALVEAAAFRDGIVIAQVNEIVDDPKDLPRVDIPGSWIDFVVQSDKPFFMEPLFTRDPRLITPIHVLMAMMAIRGIYERHQVQSLNHGIGFNTAAIELILPTYGEKLGLKGKICRHWALNPHPTLIPAIETGWVESVHCFGGEMGMENYVAQRPDIFFTGRDGSMRSNRAMCQLAGQYAADMFIGSTLQMDGEGNSSTVTHGRLTGFGGAPNMGHDPHGRRHATRAWLDLRQTDSPLERGRKLVVQMVETFQAGGQPSIVDSIDAVEVGRESGMALAPIMIYGDDVTHVLTEEGIAYLYKARSLEHRKEMIAAVSGVTPIGMRSSPDKLAALRRDGFVALPEDLGIHRNEASRSLLAAKSMADLVDWSDGLYEPPARFRSW; this is encoded by the coding sequence ATGTCCAGTCAAAGTCCGTCTCATTCCCGCTGGGCCACGCGCCGCGCGGAAAAGCATCGCCGCATCGCGAGCGTCGCCTCGATCGCCGACGGCGTCGTGCTACCTTCCGACCGCATCGTCGAAGTCCTGCAAACCTTGATTGCATCGGGCGACCGCGTCGTCGTCGAGGGTAACAACCAGAAGCAGGCCGACTTTCTGTCGCGCTCGCTCGCCAAGATGGATCCGGGCGTCGTCAGCGGACTGCACATGATCATCCCGGCCGTGAGCCGCGCCGAACATCTGGATATCTTTGAACGTGGCATCGCCAAAAAGCTCGATTTCGCATTTGCTGGCGCGCAAAGCCTGCGCATCTCGCAGTTCCTTCAGGATGGCATCCTGGAAATTGGTGCGATCCATACTTACATCGAACTGTATGCGCGCCTCTACATCGATCTGACGCCCAATGTCGTGCTGGTCGCAGGCTACAAGGCGGACCGGCAAGGTAATCTGTACACCGGACCGAGTACCGAAGACACACCCGCCCTCGTCGAAGCTGCGGCGTTTCGCGACGGCATCGTGATCGCGCAGGTCAATGAAATCGTCGACGATCCGAAAGATCTGCCGCGCGTCGATATCCCCGGTTCGTGGATCGATTTCGTGGTTCAGTCCGACAAGCCTTTCTTCATGGAACCGCTGTTCACGCGCGACCCGCGCCTCATCACGCCGATTCACGTGCTGATGGCGATGATGGCGATTCGCGGCATCTACGAGCGGCATCAGGTGCAGTCGCTCAACCACGGCATCGGCTTCAACACCGCGGCGATCGAACTCATCTTGCCGACCTACGGAGAAAAGCTCGGCCTGAAGGGCAAGATCTGCCGGCACTGGGCGCTGAACCCGCATCCCACGCTGATCCCCGCGATCGAAACCGGGTGGGTTGAAAGCGTGCATTGCTTCGGCGGCGAGATGGGCATGGAAAACTACGTCGCGCAACGGCCGGACATCTTTTTCACGGGCCGCGACGGGTCGATGCGTTCCAATCGCGCGATGTGTCAACTCGCGGGACAATACGCGGCCGACATGTTCATCGGCTCGACGTTGCAGATGGATGGCGAAGGCAACTCGTCGACGGTGACCCACGGCCGGCTGACCGGCTTCGGCGGCGCGCCGAACATGGGACACGATCCACACGGCCGCCGTCACGCCACGCGCGCGTGGCTCGACCTGCGCCAGACCGACAGCCCGCTCGAACGCGGCCGCAAGCTCGTCGTGCAGATGGTCGAGACGTTTCAGGCAGGCGGCCAGCCGAGCATCGTCGACTCGATCGACGCCGTCGAAGTGGGCCGCGAATCCGGCATGGCGCTCGCGCCCATCATGATCTATGGCGACGACGTCACCCACGTGCTGACGGAAGAAGGCATCGCGTATCTCTACAAGGCGCGCTCGCTCGAACACCGCAAGGAGATGATCGCCGCTGTTTCCGGCGTCACGCCCATCGGCATGAGGAGCAGCCCGGACAAGCTCGCGGCGCTGCGGCGCGACGGCTTCGTCGCGCTGCCCGAAGATCTCGGCATTCACCGCAACGAGGCGAGCCGGTCGCTGCTGGCGGCAAAAAGCATGGCCGATCTGGTGGACTGGTCGGACGGACTATACGAGCCGCCCGCACGTTTTCGGAGCTGGTAA
- a CDS encoding malonate decarboxylase subunit delta — MENIVLEFPAGQPARGRALAGVVASGDLEVLLETHVEHRTVVNVTTSVDGMGRVWEAVLARIFSDSSLPAAKLEINDFGATPGVVRMRIGQVFEQLGQTGGA, encoded by the coding sequence ATGGAAAACATCGTCCTTGAATTCCCTGCGGGCCAGCCCGCTCGCGGCCGCGCGCTGGCAGGCGTCGTCGCGTCCGGCGATCTCGAAGTGCTGCTCGAAACGCACGTCGAGCATCGCACCGTAGTGAACGTCACGACCTCGGTCGACGGCATGGGCCGCGTCTGGGAAGCCGTGCTCGCGCGCATCTTCAGCGACAGCTCGCTGCCTGCGGCGAAGCTCGAAATCAACGATTTCGGCGCGACACCGGGCGTCGTGCGCATGCGCATCGGGCAGGTATTCGAACAACT
- a CDS encoding 3-keto-5-aminohexanoate cleavage protein, which translates to MSEPCIISVAITGSVPRKKDNPAVPITIAEQVESTHEAYEAGASLVHLHVRDEQENSSSDRSSFASLQEGIRKHCPDIIIQFSTGGRGRSFEQRGAMLDLRPDMASLATGSVNFPTTVYENPPDFVRALAKMMLDHDVKPEIEIFDLAMLYSTVDLVQQGLLKPPVHVQFVMGVKNALPARREILEFEVQQLKAVLPDATWTAAGIGRHQLEVNHWTLELGGHCRTGLEDNVRWDKDTLAKSNAQLVARVASLCGEYGRPVASAAQAREMLGLPAR; encoded by the coding sequence ATGAGCGAACCGTGCATTATCTCCGTTGCCATCACTGGCTCTGTTCCGCGCAAGAAGGACAACCCGGCTGTGCCGATCACGATCGCCGAGCAGGTTGAAAGCACGCACGAAGCGTACGAAGCCGGAGCATCGCTTGTTCATCTGCACGTGCGTGACGAGCAGGAGAACTCCAGTTCCGACCGGTCGAGTTTCGCCTCTCTCCAGGAGGGCATCCGGAAGCACTGCCCTGACATCATCATCCAGTTTTCGACAGGCGGTCGTGGCCGTTCGTTCGAGCAACGCGGCGCGATGCTCGATCTGCGCCCGGATATGGCATCGCTCGCAACCGGTTCTGTCAATTTTCCGACTACCGTCTATGAAAATCCGCCGGACTTCGTGCGTGCGCTTGCGAAAATGATGCTCGACCACGATGTCAAACCGGAAATCGAGATCTTTGATCTGGCGATGTTGTACAGCACAGTGGACCTCGTGCAACAAGGGCTGCTGAAACCGCCTGTGCACGTTCAGTTCGTGATGGGTGTAAAAAACGCGTTGCCCGCGCGTCGCGAGATTCTTGAGTTCGAGGTGCAACAACTCAAGGCGGTATTGCCGGATGCAACGTGGACCGCTGCGGGTATCGGACGGCATCAGTTGGAGGTCAATCACTGGACTCTCGAACTGGGCGGCCACTGCCGCACGGGTCTGGAAGACAATGTGCGCTGGGACAAGGACACGCTGGCGAAGAGCAACGCGCAACTGGTTGCGCGGGTGGCCTCATTGTGCGGCGAATATGGCCGGCCGGTGGCGAGCGCTGCCCAGGCGCGCGAAATGCTGGGTCTTCCAGCCAGATAG